In Flavobacterium sp. N1736, the following are encoded in one genomic region:
- a CDS encoding NAD(P)-dependent oxidoreductase — protein MKIAIIGATGFVGSAILNELANRNHDITAIARNPKGSSNATWIAADIFNVDALAEVLKGQDVVINAYNPGWTNPNIYDDFIAGSKAIQQAVKQSGVKRFITIGGGGSLFVAPGLQAVDTPDFPKEFYPGATAARDYLNIIKEEKDLDWAFFSPAFEMHAGTTTGRTGKYRLGLENPVFNDEQRSILSVEDLAVVIADETETPKHHQVRFTAGY, from the coding sequence ATGAAAATTGCCATTATTGGAGCAACAGGATTTGTTGGCTCAGCTATTTTAAATGAATTAGCAAACAGAAATCATGACATTACCGCTATTGCAAGAAATCCAAAAGGGTCATCAAACGCAACATGGATTGCTGCAGATATTTTTAATGTTGATGCTTTAGCAGAAGTTTTAAAAGGGCAAGATGTTGTAATAAACGCTTACAATCCGGGTTGGACAAACCCAAATATTTATGATGATTTTATCGCTGGTTCAAAAGCGATTCAGCAAGCGGTTAAACAATCTGGTGTAAAACGTTTTATCACGATTGGCGGCGGCGGAAGTTTGTTTGTTGCACCAGGTTTACAAGCAGTAGACACTCCTGATTTTCCTAAAGAATTTTATCCCGGAGCAACTGCAGCCAGAGATTATTTAAATATTATTAAAGAAGAAAAAGATTTAGATTGGGCATTTTTTAGTCCGGCTTTTGAAATGCATGCAGGAACTACAACAGGAAGAACAGGAAAATACCGTTTAGGTTTAGAAAATCCTGTTTTTAATGACGAGCAAAGAAGTATTCTTTCTGTAGAAGATTTAGCAGTTGTTATTGCTGATGAAACCGAAACTCCAAAACATCATCAAGTACGATTTACGGCGGGGTATTAA
- the meaB gene encoding methylmalonyl Co-A mutase-associated GTPase MeaB, with amino-acid sequence MPSPNKQSSSLQEKAGISSPEITSIAAINQIQKNRKKQPSANELINGILDENRTALSRAITLVESTNPDHAEKANEVIKGCLPHANKSIRIGITGVPGVGKSTFIEAFGTFLTQLGKKVAVLAVDPSSSLSHGSILGDKTRMEELVKDENAFIRPSASGETLGGVARKTRESIILCEAAGFDTIIIETVGVGQSETAVHSMVDFFLLLKISGAGDELQGIKRGIMEMADAIVINKADGDNIKKANQAKLEFNRALHLFPPKKSNWQPKVTTCSAITKDGISDIWNTISNYFEMTNETGFFPEKRKEQNHFWMMETINEQLKLNFYNQPEIIAQLELNKKAVQNDEISPFAAAQNLLKLYFNKGAK; translated from the coding sequence TTGCCAAGTCCAAATAAACAATCGAGCAGTTTACAAGAAAAAGCCGGAATTTCATCTCCTGAAATTACCAGTATTGCCGCCATAAATCAAATTCAGAAAAACAGAAAAAAACAACCTTCTGCAAATGAATTGATTAATGGAATCCTTGACGAAAACAGAACTGCGTTAAGCCGTGCGATTACTTTAGTAGAAAGTACAAATCCGGATCATGCAGAAAAAGCAAATGAAGTTATTAAAGGATGTTTGCCACATGCTAATAAATCTATCCGAATAGGAATTACAGGTGTTCCCGGCGTTGGAAAAAGTACATTTATTGAAGCCTTTGGAACTTTCCTGACACAATTAGGCAAAAAAGTCGCTGTCTTGGCAGTTGATCCGAGCAGTTCGCTTTCTCACGGAAGTATTCTTGGAGATAAAACCCGAATGGAAGAATTGGTCAAAGATGAAAATGCTTTTATCAGACCAAGTGCTTCCGGAGAAACTTTGGGAGGCGTAGCAAGAAAAACACGTGAATCAATCATTTTATGCGAAGCAGCAGGTTTTGATACTATTATTATTGAAACCGTGGGCGTGGGTCAAAGTGAAACTGCGGTTCACAGCATGGTTGATTTTTTTCTATTATTAAAAATTTCCGGTGCCGGTGATGAACTTCAGGGCATTAAACGTGGTATTATGGAAATGGCGGATGCGATTGTAATTAACAAAGCAGATGGCGATAATATTAAAAAAGCAAATCAGGCAAAACTGGAATTCAACAGGGCTTTGCATTTATTTCCTCCAAAAAAATCAAACTGGCAGCCAAAAGTTACCACTTGCAGCGCAATTACAAAAGATGGAATTTCGGATATATGGAATACAATTTCAAACTATTTTGAAATGACAAATGAAACAGGTTTCTTTCCTGAAAAACGAAAAGAACAAAATCATTTCTGGATGATGGAAACCATAAACGAACAATTAAAACTGAACTTTTACAATCAGCCCGAAATTATTGCACAATTAGAACTAAATAAAAAAGCAGTGCAAAATGATGAAATTTCACCTTTTGCAGCTGCTCAGAATTTATTAAAATTGTATTTTAATAAAGGCGCAAAGTAG
- a CDS encoding LTA synthase family protein: MKKISFLKPIFNFIAIGLLITTLSRIFLFFLFKDRVVETPNFWYIFPIGLRMDLILLCYLSFLPAVLITFLPNKWLKFTNSFLVIYSFLFLFLILFVELASPDFVKQYDTRPNKIFLDYLIYPKEVVGMLLKSYLTSIIVTFLILGVVIYFAFKKGKKYFYTTTAEYKFKLMVFPLVAFLLFFGARSSLTSKRPINASNAVFSTDQLTNTLGLNSFYTVAFAAYSIKNEGNTKMYGKMDEAEAIARVKKYMIAGPSDFNDANIPFLHVQQPDSVMKKPYNLVIFLQESLGAEYVGILGGKPLTPEFDKLSKEGLLFTNLYCTGTRSVRGIEAVVTGFLPSPSESVVKLGNSQQGFFTLADALKQKGYDTSFIYGGMANFDNMASFFNGNGFEDIVDQTDFESDGNKYAFKGTWGYSDEDLVTKANSYFKAKGDKPFFSLMFSTSNHEPFEYPAGRIKPYDAKPATVNNAMKYADFSIGKFFEMAKKEAYFKNTIFIVIADHNTRTYGKNLVPINKFHIPALIMGPGVRKGTVYSKLASQIDIPPTLLGYLGVPFETPMVGRNLNKLDVKTQGRSIMQFNDINAFRVENQVVIMQPNLKPLQFEIKNDTTLIPVKLNEELAKDALAHVITAGNLYKENKYKLRKK, encoded by the coding sequence ATGAAAAAAATAAGTTTTTTAAAACCAATTTTTAATTTCATAGCAATCGGATTGCTGATTACTACTTTAAGCCGAATCTTTTTATTTTTTCTTTTTAAAGACAGAGTTGTCGAAACACCAAATTTCTGGTATATTTTTCCAATCGGTCTTCGAATGGATTTGATTTTACTATGTTATTTGTCTTTTCTTCCGGCTGTATTAATTACTTTTTTGCCAAATAAATGGCTAAAGTTTACCAACAGTTTTCTGGTAATTTATAGTTTTTTATTTCTATTTCTGATTCTTTTTGTAGAATTAGCTTCACCTGATTTTGTAAAACAATACGACACACGACCAAATAAGATTTTCTTGGATTATCTTATTTATCCTAAAGAAGTTGTCGGCATGCTTTTAAAAAGTTACCTGACTTCGATAATCGTTACTTTCCTTATTTTAGGAGTTGTGATTTATTTTGCCTTCAAAAAAGGGAAGAAATATTTTTATACGACAACTGCCGAATATAAATTTAAATTGATGGTTTTTCCATTGGTAGCTTTTCTATTGTTTTTTGGAGCACGTTCAAGTCTTACTTCAAAGCGACCTATAAACGCTAGTAACGCTGTTTTCTCAACAGATCAATTGACTAATACATTAGGATTAAATTCATTTTATACCGTAGCTTTTGCTGCTTATTCTATTAAAAATGAAGGAAACACAAAGATGTACGGAAAAATGGATGAAGCCGAAGCAATTGCTCGTGTAAAAAAATACATGATCGCCGGACCTTCTGATTTTAATGATGCCAATATTCCGTTTTTGCATGTACAGCAACCAGATTCTGTTATGAAGAAACCATACAATCTGGTGATTTTTTTACAGGAAAGTTTAGGTGCTGAATATGTTGGAATTTTAGGAGGAAAACCATTAACACCGGAATTCGATAAACTTTCTAAAGAAGGTTTATTATTCACTAATTTATATTGCACAGGAACACGAAGCGTGCGCGGAATTGAAGCTGTTGTAACCGGATTTTTACCTTCGCCATCTGAAAGTGTGGTGAAGCTGGGAAACTCTCAACAAGGATTTTTTACGCTTGCCGACGCTTTAAAGCAAAAGGGATATGACACTAGTTTTATCTATGGCGGAATGGCAAATTTTGATAATATGGCTTCGTTTTTCAACGGAAACGGATTTGAAGATATTGTAGATCAAACCGATTTTGAGTCTGACGGAAATAAATATGCTTTTAAAGGAACCTGGGGATATTCTGACGAAGATTTAGTAACCAAAGCAAATAGTTATTTTAAAGCAAAAGGAGATAAACCATTTTTCTCTTTGATGTTCTCAACTTCAAATCATGAACCTTTTGAATATCCTGCGGGAAGAATAAAACCTTATGATGCAAAACCGGCAACAGTAAACAATGCCATGAAATATGCCGATTTTTCTATTGGGAAATTCTTTGAAATGGCAAAAAAAGAAGCCTATTTTAAAAATACGATTTTCATCGTAATTGCAGATCATAACACAAGAACATACGGAAAAAATTTAGTGCCAATAAACAAATTTCATATTCCGGCTTTGATTATGGGACCAGGAGTTCGAAAAGGAACAGTTTACAGTAAATTGGCAAGTCAAATTGATATTCCGCCAACGTTATTGGGTTATTTAGGAGTTCCTTTTGAAACACCAATGGTAGGTAGAAATCTAAACAAATTAGACGTAAAAACACAAGGAAGATCGATTATGCAGTTTAACGACATCAACGCATTCAGAGTAGAAAATCAAGTTGTAATTATGCAGCCAAATTTGAAACCTTTGCAATTTGAAATTAAAAACGATACAACTTTAATTCCTGTAAAATTAAATGAAGAATTAGCAAAAGATGCTTTGGCGCATGTAATTACAGCGGGGAATTTATATAAAGAAAATAAATATAAGCTTAGGAAGAAATAG
- a CDS encoding MATE family efflux transporter — MNLKQYTKEFSYNLRLAYPIILGMVGHTLIGIVDNIMVGKLGSTELAAVSLGNSMIFIAMSLGIGFSTAITPIVAEGDAEKNDSKIRAAFHHGLFLCIILGLVLFGVIVLAKPIMELLKQPADVIALAKPYLDWVAFSLIPLIMYQGYKQFADGMSMTKYSMYAMVMANVLHVGINYLLIYGIWIFPKMGIVGAALGTVISRIFLVMFMHIMLSRRNDLKRFFNNFSFDEIKKETIKKIISIGFPSAMQMLFEVVLFTASIWLCGNIGKTSQAANQIALSLSSMTFMFAMGLSVTSMIRVSNQRGLNDYKNLVVVARSIFLLAIIIETVFAILFVVLHDFLPHIFLNMENGGQLLDNNEVISIASKLFLIAAVFQISDGIQVVVLGALRGLQDVKVPMYITFVAYWIIGFPTSYYLAEYTDLKAQGVWIGLLAGLTSAAIFLYIRFHYLTKKLINNSFSNN, encoded by the coding sequence TATTATATTAGGAATGGTTGGACATACCTTAATAGGTATTGTCGATAATATAATGGTGGGAAAACTGGGAAGTACTGAACTTGCGGCAGTTTCATTAGGAAACAGTATGATTTTTATTGCGATGTCTTTAGGAATTGGTTTCTCTACAGCAATTACTCCAATTGTTGCCGAAGGTGATGCCGAAAAAAATGATTCTAAAATTCGTGCTGCATTTCATCACGGTTTGTTTTTGTGTATCATTTTAGGTTTAGTGCTTTTTGGCGTAATTGTTCTGGCAAAGCCAATAATGGAATTATTAAAACAGCCTGCTGATGTAATTGCGCTGGCAAAACCGTATCTTGATTGGGTTGCTTTTTCCTTAATCCCGTTAATTATGTATCAGGGTTACAAACAATTTGCAGACGGAATGTCGATGACAAAATATTCAATGTATGCAATGGTTATGGCAAATGTGTTACACGTTGGTATCAACTATTTATTGATTTACGGTATTTGGATTTTTCCTAAAATGGGAATTGTTGGCGCAGCGCTTGGCACCGTGATTTCAAGAATATTTCTGGTGATGTTCATGCATATTATGCTTTCAAGAAGAAATGATTTGAAACGTTTTTTCAATAATTTCAGTTTTGATGAAATTAAAAAAGAAACCATAAAGAAAATAATAAGCATAGGATTTCCATCGGCAATGCAAATGCTTTTCGAAGTCGTTTTGTTTACGGCATCAATCTGGCTTTGCGGAAATATTGGAAAAACGAGCCAGGCAGCAAACCAAATTGCATTAAGTTTGTCTTCGATGACGTTTATGTTTGCGATGGGATTAAGCGTAACTTCTATGATTAGAGTAAGTAATCAAAGAGGATTAAACGATTATAAAAACCTTGTAGTTGTAGCGCGTTCTATTTTCTTACTAGCAATTATAATAGAAACCGTTTTTGCGATTCTGTTTGTGGTTTTACACGATTTCCTGCCTCATATCTTTTTGAATATGGAAAATGGAGGACAGCTTCTGGATAATAATGAAGTCATAAGTATCGCATCAAAATTATTTTTGATAGCTGCTGTTTTTCAAATTTCTGACGGAATTCAGGTTGTAGTTTTAGGTGCTTTACGCGGTTTACAGGATGTAAAAGTACCCATGTATATTACGTTTGTAGCTTATTGGATAATTGGTTTTCCTACCTCTTATTATTTAGCTGAATATACTGATTTAAAAGCACAAGGAGTTTGGATTGGACTTTTGGCAGGATTAACTTCCGCAGCAATATTTCTGTATATTCGTTTTCATTACCTGACAAAAAAATTAATCAATAATTCATTTTCAAATAACTAA